One Pseudomonas brassicacearum genomic region harbors:
- the bfr gene encoding bacterioferritin, with product MQGHPDVIDYLNTLLTGELAARDQYFIHSRMYEDWGFTELYERINHEMEEEAQHADALMRRILMLEGTPRMRPDDLDIGTTVPDMLAADLRLEYKVRAALCKGIELCEQHNDYVTREILRIQLNDTEEDHTYWLEKQLGLIKLIGLENYLQSQF from the coding sequence ATGCAAGGTCACCCAGATGTAATCGATTACCTCAACACGTTGCTGACAGGCGAACTGGCAGCCCGTGATCAATATTTCATCCACTCGCGGATGTACGAGGACTGGGGTTTCACCGAGCTCTACGAACGTATCAACCATGAGATGGAAGAAGAAGCCCAGCACGCCGATGCATTGATGCGCCGGATCCTGATGCTCGAAGGCACGCCGCGGATGCGTCCGGATGACTTGGACATCGGCACCACCGTGCCCGATATGCTCGCCGCCGACTTGCGCCTGGAATACAAGGTGCGCGCTGCCCTATGCAAAGGCATCGAACTTTGCGAGCAGCACAACGACTACGTGACCCGCGAGATCCTGCGTATCCAACTCAACGACACTGAAGAAGACCACACCTACTGGCTCGAGAAGCAGTTGGGTCTGATCAAGTTGATTGGCCTGGAAAACTACCTGCAATCACAGTTCTAA